GGTGGCCGAGATCATGGGCCGCCACGCCGGCTGGCTGGCGGGCGCGGCAAGCCTTGCCAGGGGCGAGGACTGCGAAGGCCCGGACCTGATCCTTCTGCCCGAGGTCCCCTTTGGGCAGAACCTGTTCCTGCAGCGGGTGGACCAGCTGCAAAAAGAAAAGCACAATGTGGTCATTGCCGCCAGCGAGGGGGTAAAACTCAAGGACGGCACCTACCTTTGCGATCTTGCGGGCGGCGACGCCCCGGTGGACGCCTTCGGCCACAAGGCCGCCCTCTCCGGCACCAGCCGCTATCTCTCCGACCTCATTCGGCGCGAGCTGGGCTGCAAGACCCGCGCCATCGAGCTCTCCACCCTGCAGCGCTGTGCCAGCCACCTGGCCAGCCGCACCGACGTGAGCGAGGCCTATCGGGTGGGCGGCGCGGCGGTGCTGGCCGCTCTGCAGGGCCAGACCGGCCGCATGAGCGCCCTCAAGCGCCTGGCCGACCACCCCTATCTCTGCGGCGCCGAAACGGTGGACGTGCTGCAGGTGGCAAACCGTGAAAAGGGCGTGCCGCTGGAATGGATCCAGCCGGGCGGCATGCAGGTGGGCCCCGCCTTCGAGGCCTACGCCCGCCCCCTGATCCAGGGCGAAATGACCCCTATCTATGTAAACGGGGTGCCCCGCCACATGAAATCCTGAAGCTTCCTCCAAAAAGCTCCCGCTGTGAAAACACAGCGGGAGCTTTTTATCAAAACGGCGCAGGACCTCTTCGGGTTTAATCGCCGTGTTTTCGGCCGGTCGGGGCAAGCCCGCCTCCCGGCAAGGCCGGGCGCTCCTGCAAGCGCCCGGCCCTTTCGTCCTTCTTTTCCCGCCTCACAGCTCCCGCAGCTCCATGTGGCTGCCGCAGGGGGTCTTGGTCACCACCACCTGCTTTTCAATGCGCCCGCGCAGCTGCGGCACGTGCGAGATAATGCCCACCAGCCGCTCGCCGGCCGCCAGGCCGTGCAGGGTGGCGATGGCCTTTTCCAGGCTGTCCTCGTCCAGGGTGCCGAAGCCCTCGTCCACAAACAGGGTGTCGGCCCGCACGCCCCCCGCAAACTGGCTGATCGCGTCCGAAAGGCCCAGCGCCAGTGCCAGCGCCGCCTGAAAGGTCTCGCCCCCGGAAAGGCTCTTCACGCTGCGCACCTTGCCGGTGTAGTTGTCCAGCACGTCCAGGTCCAGCGCGCTCTGGCCGCGCCCGTCGGCCCGGCCCCGGCACAAAAGCTCGTACTGGCCGCCGGTCATTCCCGCCAGCCG
This window of the Oscillospiraceae bacterium genome carries:
- the pfp_1 gene encoding pyrophosphate--fructose 6-phosphate 1-phosphotransferase — its product is MAMNFLVGQSGGPTAVINSSLAGVYETARECGAGRIWGMQYGIEGLLAGHIIDLGQVLSGGMSIELLKRTPSSFLGSCRYKLPAPETDESVYQKLFSLFAAHSIDAVLYIGGNDSMDTIARLSAYGTAVGSPIRFLGVPKTIDNDLVLTDHTPGFGSAAKYIATVMKEVICDSTVYDLHSVTVAEIMGRHAGWLAGAASLARGEDCEGPDLILLPEVPFGQNLFLQRVDQLQKEKHNVVIAASEGVKLKDGTYLCDLAGGDAPVDAFGHKAALSGTSRYLSDLIRRELGCKTRAIELSTLQRCASHLASRTDVSEAYRVGGAAVLAALQGQTGRMSALKRLADHPYLCGAETVDVLQVANREKGVPLEWIQPGGMQVGPAFEAYARPLIQGEMTPIYVNGVPRHMKS